A portion of the Poecilia reticulata strain Guanapo linkage group LG23, Guppy_female_1.0+MT, whole genome shotgun sequence genome contains these proteins:
- the ppfia2 gene encoding liprin-alpha-2 isoform X5, which produces MMCEVMPTISEDTALSQRGSQSSASDPDSHFEQLMVNMLDERDRLLDTLRETQESLGMAQQHLQDVIYDRDSLQRQLSSALPQEFAALTKELNACREQLLEKEEEISELKAERNNTRLLLEHLECLVSRHERSLRMTVVKRQAQSPSGVSSEVEVLKALKSLFEHHKALDEKVRERLRVSLERVSALEEELTAANQEIVALREQNAHLQRKVASGEGGDDLLEGSEAQQKLHGKRLSNGSLESAREASQVVELQDLLEKQNYELAQMKERMSSLSSRVSEVEQELETARKDLIKSEEMNNKYQRDIKEVMCQKEDMEERIVTLEKRYLSAQREATSVHDINDKLENELANKEAFLRQMEEKNRQLQERLELAEQKLQQTMRKAETLPEVEAELAQRIAALTKAEERHGSIEERMRHLECQLEEKNQELLRARQREKMNEEHNKRLSDTVDRLLTESNERLQLHLKERMAALEEKNMLIQDSDGYRKQYEESIHEKSQLAEEIEKLRSELDQYRLRAGSLTEPTLSRSHLDTSAELRFSLGSLAETQSDHYRSAKVIRRPRRGRVGLRETKAKSLGEHEWRSQQLGVLGGHHFESDTEMSDIDDDDRETLFSSMDLLSPSGHSDAQTLAMMLQEQLDAINKEIRLIQEEKESTELRAEEIENRVASVSLEGLNLARMHHHGASITASATASSLASSSPPSGHSTPKLDPRSPARDMERMGVMTLPSDLRKHRRKIAAVEEDGREDKATIKCETSPPPTPRTVRMTHTLPASSHNDARGIVASLEAEASALSSVASSQDSLHKQPKKKGIKSSIGRLFGKKEKGRLAHLAHRQVMVDPQATMMDLDASGQDTGVGKLGTQAEKDRRLKKNGHELLEEARRKGLPFAQWDGPTVVAWLELWLGMPAWYVAACRANVKSGAIMSALSDTEIQREIGISNPLHRLKLRLAIQEMVSLTSPSAPPTTRTKSDSEEGSWAQTLAYGDMNHEWIGNEWLPSLGLPQYRSYFMECLVDARMLDHLTKKDLRVHLKMVDSFHRTSLQYGIMCLKKLNYDRKELERRREQSQHEIRDVLVWSNERVIRWVQSIGLRDYANILLESGVHGALVALDDNFDYSSLALLLQIPTQNTQARQILEREYNNLLALGTDRRLDECDDKDFRGPSWRRQFPPRDVHGISMMPGSAETLPAGFRLTATSGHSRRLPPDGKSHRFPSAGLTWPIDCCESGYLSEAAEFKAAATHLRRSLSCCFVRSVLTVSCSL; this is translated from the exons GAGTTTGCCGCGCTGACCAAGGAGCTGAACGCCTGCAgggagcagctgctggagaaggaggaggagatctCTGAGCTCAAAGCTGAGAGGAACAACACCAGG TTACTTCTGGAACATCTGGAATGCCTGGTGTCCAGACACGAACGGTCACTTCGAATGACGGTGGTCAAGCGGCAAGCTCAGTCCCCCTCAGGGGTCTCCAGTGAGGTTGAAGTCCTCAAAGCACTTAAGTCCCTATTTGAACACCACAAAGCACTCGATGAGAAG gtCAGAGAGAGACTCCGAGTGTCCCTGGAGAGAGTCTCTGCCTTGGAGGAGGAGCTCACAGCAGCCAACCAGGAG ATTGTGGCCTTACGAGAGCAAAACGCTCACCTTCAGAGGAAAGTCGCGTCCGGTGAAGGAGGCGATGACCTACTGGAGGGCAGCGAAGCGCAACAAAAGCTCCACGGCAAG CGCCTGTCGAACGGCTCTCTGGAGTCGGCCCGCGAGGCGAGCCAGGTGGTGGAGCTGCAGGATCTGCTGGAGAAGCAGAACTACGAGCTGGCCCAGATGAAGGAGCGCATGTCCTCTCTGTCCTCCAGGGTGTCCGAGGTGGAGCAGGAGCTGGAGACAGCCCGCAAAGACCTCATCAAGTCAGAGGAGATGAACAACAAGTACCAGAGAGACATCAAAGAA GTCATGTGCCAGAAGGAGGACATGGAGGAACGCATCGTCACGCTGGAGAAGCGCTACCTGAGCGCGCAGCGAGAAGCCACGTCTGTGCACGACATCAACGACAAGCTGGAGAATGAGTTGGCCAACAAAGAAGCATTCCTTAGACAG ATGGAGGAGAAGAACCGGCAGCTGCAGGAGAGGCTGGAGCTGGCCgagcagaagctgcagcagaccATGAGGAAGGCGGAGACGCTGCCGGAGGTGGAGGCAGAACTTGCCCAGAGGATAGCCGCCCTCACCAAG GCGGAGGAGCGTCACGGGAGCATCGAGGAGCGAATGAGGCACTTGGAGTGCCAGTTGGAGGAGAAAAACCAGGAGCTGCTCAGG GCACGACAGAGAGAAAAGATGAACGAAGAGCACAACAAGCGACTTTCGGACACGGTGGATCGACTCCTCACTGAGTCCAACGAGCGCCTCCAGCTTCACCTGAAGGAGAGAATGGCAGCTCTGGAGGAGAAG AACATGTTAATTCAGGACTCGGATGGATACAGAAAACAGTATGAAGAGTCTATACATGAAAAA TCTCAGCTGGCAGAGGAGATCGAGAAGCTGAGATCAGAGCTTGACCAGTACAGACTGAGGGCAGGCTCCCTCACAGAACCCACGCTGTCTCG GTCTCATCTCGACACATCAGCTGAGCTTCGTTTCTCGTTGGGATCTCTGGCGGAAACCCAGTCGGACCATTACCGCTCAGCCAAAGTCATCCGCCGGCCGAGAAGGGGGCGAGTGGGTCTACGGGAAACAAAG GCCAAATCGCTTGGCGAGCACGAATGGCGCTCGCAGCAGCTCGGCGTTCTGGGAGGCCACCACTTCGAGAGCGACACCGAGATGTCGGACATCGACGACGACGACAGGGAGACGCTGTTCAGCTCCATGGACCTTCTCTCCCCCAGCGGCCACTCCGATGCACAAACGCTGGCCATGATGCTCCAAGAGCAGCTGGACGCCATCAACAAGGAGATACG GCTGATCCAGGAGGAGAAGGAGTCAACAGAGCTGCGAGCGGAGGAGATTGAGAACCGGGTGGCCAGCGTCAGCCTGGAAGGTCTTAACCTGGCCCGTATGCACCACCATGGAGCCTCCATCACTGCCTCAGCCACCGCCTCCTCCCTGGCCTCCTCTTCCCCACCCAGCGGCCACTCCACCCCTAAACTGGACCCTAGAAGCCCGGCACGGGACATGGAGCGCATGGGAGTGATGACTCTG CCCAGTGATTTGAGGAAACACAGGAGAAAG ATAGCAGCCGTGGAGGAGGATGGCCGAGAGGACAAGGCCACCATCAAATGCGAGACGTCGCCTCCTCCGACGCCGCGCACCGTACGAATGACGCACACACTGCCAGCCTCCTCGCACAACGATGCACGAGG GATTGTGGCTTCTCTGGAGGCTGAAGCCAGTGCCCTGAGTAGCGTAGCCAGCAGCCAAGACTCCCTGCACAAACAGCCGAAGAAGAAAGGGATCAAATCCTCCATCGGACGCTTGTTcggcaaaaaggaaaaaggccGACTGGCACATCTAGCACACAGACAGGTCATGGTAGATCCACAAG CCACAATGATGGACCTAGACGCGTCGGGCCAGGACACGGGGGTGGGCAAGCTGGGAACTCAGGCTGAGAAGGACCGCAGATTGAAAAAGAA CGG GCACGAGCTTTTGGAGGAGGCAAGGAGGAAAGGATTACCGTTCGCGCAGTGGGACGGCCCCACAGTTGTAGCCTGGCTGGAG TTGTGGTTGGGAATGCCAGCCTGGTACGTGGCGGCGTGCCGTGCCAACGTGAAGAGCGGCGCCATCATGTCGGCGCTTTCCGACACCGAGATCCAGAGGGAGATCGGAATCAGCAACCCGCTGCACAGGCTCAAACTTCGCCTGGCCATCCAGGAGATGGTCTCCCTCACCAGCCCCTCGGCCCCGCCCACCACCAGAACC AAGTCAGACTCTGAAGAGGGGAGCTGGGCTCAG ACCCTGGCTTATGGGGACATGAACCATGAGTGGATAGGAAACGAGTGGCTGCCCAGTCTCGGACTACCTCAGTACCGCAGCTACTTCATGGAGTGCCTGGTGGACGCCCGCATGTTGGACCACCTCACCAAGAAGGACCTGAGGGTGCACCTCAAAATGGTGGACAGCTTCCACAG AACAAGTTTACAGTATGGAATCATGTGTCTGAAGAAGCTCAACTACGACAGGAAGGAGCTGGAGAGACGCAGGGAGCAAAGTCAGCATGAAATAAGAG ATGTGCTGGTGTGGAGTAACGAGCGGGTCATCCGCTGGGTGCAGAGTATAGGCCTGCGGGACTACGCCAACATCCTGCTGGAGAGCGGCGTGCATGGCGCTCTGGTTGCCCTCGACGACAACTTTGACTACAGCAGCCTGGCTCTGCTTCTCCAGATCCCCACCCAAAACACTCAG GCACGTCAGATTTTGGAGCGAGAGTACAACAATCTGCTGGCTCTGGGCACTGACAGGAGACTGGACGAG TGCGACGACAAAGACTTCCGGGGTCCGTCCTGGCGGAGACAGTTTCCTCCGCGGGACGTCCACGGCATCAGCATGATGCCTGGGTCAGCAGAAACGCTTCCAGCTGGGTTCCGGCTCACTGCGACCTCCGGTCATTCCAGAAGACTGCCCCCTGATGGTAAGAGTCATCGCTTTCCTTCTGCCGGCTTGACTTGGCCCATAGACTGCTGTGAATCTGGATATCTGAGTGAAGCAGCAGAGTTTAAAGCGGCAGCAACACACCTGAGGAGGAGtctgagctgctgctttgtCAGGAGCGTTCTGACTGTGTCTTGTTCTCTCTGA
- the ppfia2 gene encoding liprin-alpha-2 isoform X1, protein MMCEVMPTISEDTALSQRGSQSSASDPDSHFEQLMVNMLDERDRLLDTLRETQESLGMAQQHLQDVIYDRDSLQRQLSSALPQEFAALTKELNACREQLLEKEEEISELKAERNNTRLLLEHLECLVSRHERSLRMTVVKRQAQSPSGVSSEVEVLKALKSLFEHHKALDEKVRERLRVSLERVSALEEELTAANQEIVALREQNAHLQRKVASGEGGDDLLEGSEAQQKLHGKRLSNGSLESAREASQVVELQDLLEKQNYELAQMKERMSSLSSRVSEVEQELETARKDLIKSEEMNNKYQRDIKEVMCQKEDMEERIVTLEKRYLSAQREATSVHDINDKLENELANKEAFLRQMEEKNRQLQERLELAEQKLQQTMRKAETLPEVEAELAQRIAALTKAEERHGSIEERMRHLECQLEEKNQELLRARQREKMNEEHNKRLSDTVDRLLTESNERLQLHLKERMAALEEKNMLIQDSDGYRKQYEESIHEKSQLAEEIEKLRSELDQYRLRAGSLTEPTLSRSHLDTSAELRFSLGSLAETQSDHYRSAKVIRRPRRGRVGLRETKAKSLGEHEWRSQQLGVLGGHHFESDTEMSDIDDDDRETLFSSMDLLSPSGHSDAQTLAMMLQEQLDAINKEIRLIQEEKESTELRAEEIENRVASVSLEGLNLARMHHHGASITASATASSLASSSPPSGHSTPKLDPRSPARDMERMGVMTLPSDLRKHRRKIAAVEEDGREDKATIKCETSPPPTPRTVRMTHTLPASSHNDARGIVASLEAEASALSSVASSQDSLHKQPKKKGIKSSIGRLFGKKEKGRLAHLAHRQVMVDPQATMMDLDASGQDTGVGKLGTQAEKDRRLKKNGHELLEEARRKGLPFAQWDGPTVVAWLELWLGMPAWYVAACRANVKSGAIMSALSDTEIQREIGISNPLHRLKLRLAIQEMVSLTSPSAPPTTRTPSGNVWVTHEEMETLAAPSKTKSDSEEGSWAQTLAYGDMNHEWIGNEWLPSLGLPQYRSYFMECLVDARMLDHLTKKDLRVHLKMVDSFHRTSLQYGIMCLKKLNYDRKELERRREQSQHEIRDVLVWSNERVIRWVQSIGLRDYANILLESGVHGALVALDDNFDYSSLALLLQIPTQNTQARQILEREYNNLLALGTDRRLDECDDKDFRGPSWRRQFPPRDVHGISMMPGSAETLPAGFRLTATSGHSRRLPPDGKSHRFPSAGLTWPIDCCESGYLSEAAEFKAAATHLRRSLSCCFVRSVLTVSCSL, encoded by the exons GAGTTTGCCGCGCTGACCAAGGAGCTGAACGCCTGCAgggagcagctgctggagaaggaggaggagatctCTGAGCTCAAAGCTGAGAGGAACAACACCAGG TTACTTCTGGAACATCTGGAATGCCTGGTGTCCAGACACGAACGGTCACTTCGAATGACGGTGGTCAAGCGGCAAGCTCAGTCCCCCTCAGGGGTCTCCAGTGAGGTTGAAGTCCTCAAAGCACTTAAGTCCCTATTTGAACACCACAAAGCACTCGATGAGAAG gtCAGAGAGAGACTCCGAGTGTCCCTGGAGAGAGTCTCTGCCTTGGAGGAGGAGCTCACAGCAGCCAACCAGGAG ATTGTGGCCTTACGAGAGCAAAACGCTCACCTTCAGAGGAAAGTCGCGTCCGGTGAAGGAGGCGATGACCTACTGGAGGGCAGCGAAGCGCAACAAAAGCTCCACGGCAAG CGCCTGTCGAACGGCTCTCTGGAGTCGGCCCGCGAGGCGAGCCAGGTGGTGGAGCTGCAGGATCTGCTGGAGAAGCAGAACTACGAGCTGGCCCAGATGAAGGAGCGCATGTCCTCTCTGTCCTCCAGGGTGTCCGAGGTGGAGCAGGAGCTGGAGACAGCCCGCAAAGACCTCATCAAGTCAGAGGAGATGAACAACAAGTACCAGAGAGACATCAAAGAA GTCATGTGCCAGAAGGAGGACATGGAGGAACGCATCGTCACGCTGGAGAAGCGCTACCTGAGCGCGCAGCGAGAAGCCACGTCTGTGCACGACATCAACGACAAGCTGGAGAATGAGTTGGCCAACAAAGAAGCATTCCTTAGACAG ATGGAGGAGAAGAACCGGCAGCTGCAGGAGAGGCTGGAGCTGGCCgagcagaagctgcagcagaccATGAGGAAGGCGGAGACGCTGCCGGAGGTGGAGGCAGAACTTGCCCAGAGGATAGCCGCCCTCACCAAG GCGGAGGAGCGTCACGGGAGCATCGAGGAGCGAATGAGGCACTTGGAGTGCCAGTTGGAGGAGAAAAACCAGGAGCTGCTCAGG GCACGACAGAGAGAAAAGATGAACGAAGAGCACAACAAGCGACTTTCGGACACGGTGGATCGACTCCTCACTGAGTCCAACGAGCGCCTCCAGCTTCACCTGAAGGAGAGAATGGCAGCTCTGGAGGAGAAG AACATGTTAATTCAGGACTCGGATGGATACAGAAAACAGTATGAAGAGTCTATACATGAAAAA TCTCAGCTGGCAGAGGAGATCGAGAAGCTGAGATCAGAGCTTGACCAGTACAGACTGAGGGCAGGCTCCCTCACAGAACCCACGCTGTCTCG GTCTCATCTCGACACATCAGCTGAGCTTCGTTTCTCGTTGGGATCTCTGGCGGAAACCCAGTCGGACCATTACCGCTCAGCCAAAGTCATCCGCCGGCCGAGAAGGGGGCGAGTGGGTCTACGGGAAACAAAG GCCAAATCGCTTGGCGAGCACGAATGGCGCTCGCAGCAGCTCGGCGTTCTGGGAGGCCACCACTTCGAGAGCGACACCGAGATGTCGGACATCGACGACGACGACAGGGAGACGCTGTTCAGCTCCATGGACCTTCTCTCCCCCAGCGGCCACTCCGATGCACAAACGCTGGCCATGATGCTCCAAGAGCAGCTGGACGCCATCAACAAGGAGATACG GCTGATCCAGGAGGAGAAGGAGTCAACAGAGCTGCGAGCGGAGGAGATTGAGAACCGGGTGGCCAGCGTCAGCCTGGAAGGTCTTAACCTGGCCCGTATGCACCACCATGGAGCCTCCATCACTGCCTCAGCCACCGCCTCCTCCCTGGCCTCCTCTTCCCCACCCAGCGGCCACTCCACCCCTAAACTGGACCCTAGAAGCCCGGCACGGGACATGGAGCGCATGGGAGTGATGACTCTG CCCAGTGATTTGAGGAAACACAGGAGAAAG ATAGCAGCCGTGGAGGAGGATGGCCGAGAGGACAAGGCCACCATCAAATGCGAGACGTCGCCTCCTCCGACGCCGCGCACCGTACGAATGACGCACACACTGCCAGCCTCCTCGCACAACGATGCACGAGG GATTGTGGCTTCTCTGGAGGCTGAAGCCAGTGCCCTGAGTAGCGTAGCCAGCAGCCAAGACTCCCTGCACAAACAGCCGAAGAAGAAAGGGATCAAATCCTCCATCGGACGCTTGTTcggcaaaaaggaaaaaggccGACTGGCACATCTAGCACACAGACAGGTCATGGTAGATCCACAAG CCACAATGATGGACCTAGACGCGTCGGGCCAGGACACGGGGGTGGGCAAGCTGGGAACTCAGGCTGAGAAGGACCGCAGATTGAAAAAGAA CGG GCACGAGCTTTTGGAGGAGGCAAGGAGGAAAGGATTACCGTTCGCGCAGTGGGACGGCCCCACAGTTGTAGCCTGGCTGGAG TTGTGGTTGGGAATGCCAGCCTGGTACGTGGCGGCGTGCCGTGCCAACGTGAAGAGCGGCGCCATCATGTCGGCGCTTTCCGACACCGAGATCCAGAGGGAGATCGGAATCAGCAACCCGCTGCACAGGCTCAAACTTCGCCTGGCCATCCAGGAGATGGTCTCCCTCACCAGCCCCTCGGCCCCGCCCACCACCAGAACC CCGTCAGGCAACGTATGGGTGACCCATGAGGAGATGGAGACCCTGGCAGCTCCTTCCAAAACG AAGTCAGACTCTGAAGAGGGGAGCTGGGCTCAG ACCCTGGCTTATGGGGACATGAACCATGAGTGGATAGGAAACGAGTGGCTGCCCAGTCTCGGACTACCTCAGTACCGCAGCTACTTCATGGAGTGCCTGGTGGACGCCCGCATGTTGGACCACCTCACCAAGAAGGACCTGAGGGTGCACCTCAAAATGGTGGACAGCTTCCACAG AACAAGTTTACAGTATGGAATCATGTGTCTGAAGAAGCTCAACTACGACAGGAAGGAGCTGGAGAGACGCAGGGAGCAAAGTCAGCATGAAATAAGAG ATGTGCTGGTGTGGAGTAACGAGCGGGTCATCCGCTGGGTGCAGAGTATAGGCCTGCGGGACTACGCCAACATCCTGCTGGAGAGCGGCGTGCATGGCGCTCTGGTTGCCCTCGACGACAACTTTGACTACAGCAGCCTGGCTCTGCTTCTCCAGATCCCCACCCAAAACACTCAG GCACGTCAGATTTTGGAGCGAGAGTACAACAATCTGCTGGCTCTGGGCACTGACAGGAGACTGGACGAG TGCGACGACAAAGACTTCCGGGGTCCGTCCTGGCGGAGACAGTTTCCTCCGCGGGACGTCCACGGCATCAGCATGATGCCTGGGTCAGCAGAAACGCTTCCAGCTGGGTTCCGGCTCACTGCGACCTCCGGTCATTCCAGAAGACTGCCCCCTGATGGTAAGAGTCATCGCTTTCCTTCTGCCGGCTTGACTTGGCCCATAGACTGCTGTGAATCTGGATATCTGAGTGAAGCAGCAGAGTTTAAAGCGGCAGCAACACACCTGAGGAGGAGtctgagctgctgctttgtCAGGAGCGTTCTGACTGTGTCTTGTTCTCTCTGA
- the ppfia2 gene encoding liprin-alpha-2 isoform X2, whose protein sequence is MMCEVMPTISEDTALSQRGSQSSASDPDSHFEQLMVNMLDERDRLLDTLRETQESLGMAQQHLQDVIYDRDSLQRQLSSALPQEFAALTKELNACREQLLEKEEEISELKAERNNTRLLLEHLECLVSRHERSLRMTVVKRQAQSPSGVSSEVEVLKALKSLFEHHKALDEKVRERLRVSLERVSALEEELTAANQEIVALREQNAHLQRKVASGEGGDDLLEGSEAQQKLHGKRLSNGSLESAREASQVVELQDLLEKQNYELAQMKERMSSLSSRVSEVEQELETARKDLIKSEEMNNKYQRDIKEVMCQKEDMEERIVTLEKRYLSAQREATSVHDINDKLENELANKEAFLRQMEEKNRQLQERLELAEQKLQQTMRKAETLPEVEAELAQRIAALTKAEERHGSIEERMRHLECQLEEKNQELLRARQREKMNEEHNKRLSDTVDRLLTESNERLQLHLKERMAALEEKNMLIQDSDGYRKQYEESIHEKSQLAEEIEKLRSELDQYRLRAGSLTEPTLSRSHLDTSAELRFSLGSLAETQSDHYRSAKVIRRPRRGRVGLRETKAKSLGEHEWRSQQLGVLGGHHFESDTEMSDIDDDDRETLFSSMDLLSPSGHSDAQTLAMMLQEQLDAINKEIRLIQEEKESTELRAEEIENRVASVSLEGLNLARMHHHGASITASATASSLASSSPPSGHSTPKLDPRSPARDMERMGVMTLPSDLRKHRRKIAAVEEDGREDKATIKCETSPPPTPRTVRMTHTLPASSHNDARGIVASLEAEASALSSVASSQDSLHKQPKKKGIKSSIGRLFGKKEKGRLAHLAHRQVMVDPQATMMDLDASGQDTGVGKLGTQAEKDRRLKKKHELLEEARRKGLPFAQWDGPTVVAWLELWLGMPAWYVAACRANVKSGAIMSALSDTEIQREIGISNPLHRLKLRLAIQEMVSLTSPSAPPTTRTPSGNVWVTHEEMETLAAPSKTKSDSEEGSWAQTLAYGDMNHEWIGNEWLPSLGLPQYRSYFMECLVDARMLDHLTKKDLRVHLKMVDSFHRTSLQYGIMCLKKLNYDRKELERRREQSQHEIRDVLVWSNERVIRWVQSIGLRDYANILLESGVHGALVALDDNFDYSSLALLLQIPTQNTQARQILEREYNNLLALGTDRRLDECDDKDFRGPSWRRQFPPRDVHGISMMPGSAETLPAGFRLTATSGHSRRLPPDGKSHRFPSAGLTWPIDCCESGYLSEAAEFKAAATHLRRSLSCCFVRSVLTVSCSL, encoded by the exons GAGTTTGCCGCGCTGACCAAGGAGCTGAACGCCTGCAgggagcagctgctggagaaggaggaggagatctCTGAGCTCAAAGCTGAGAGGAACAACACCAGG TTACTTCTGGAACATCTGGAATGCCTGGTGTCCAGACACGAACGGTCACTTCGAATGACGGTGGTCAAGCGGCAAGCTCAGTCCCCCTCAGGGGTCTCCAGTGAGGTTGAAGTCCTCAAAGCACTTAAGTCCCTATTTGAACACCACAAAGCACTCGATGAGAAG gtCAGAGAGAGACTCCGAGTGTCCCTGGAGAGAGTCTCTGCCTTGGAGGAGGAGCTCACAGCAGCCAACCAGGAG ATTGTGGCCTTACGAGAGCAAAACGCTCACCTTCAGAGGAAAGTCGCGTCCGGTGAAGGAGGCGATGACCTACTGGAGGGCAGCGAAGCGCAACAAAAGCTCCACGGCAAG CGCCTGTCGAACGGCTCTCTGGAGTCGGCCCGCGAGGCGAGCCAGGTGGTGGAGCTGCAGGATCTGCTGGAGAAGCAGAACTACGAGCTGGCCCAGATGAAGGAGCGCATGTCCTCTCTGTCCTCCAGGGTGTCCGAGGTGGAGCAGGAGCTGGAGACAGCCCGCAAAGACCTCATCAAGTCAGAGGAGATGAACAACAAGTACCAGAGAGACATCAAAGAA GTCATGTGCCAGAAGGAGGACATGGAGGAACGCATCGTCACGCTGGAGAAGCGCTACCTGAGCGCGCAGCGAGAAGCCACGTCTGTGCACGACATCAACGACAAGCTGGAGAATGAGTTGGCCAACAAAGAAGCATTCCTTAGACAG ATGGAGGAGAAGAACCGGCAGCTGCAGGAGAGGCTGGAGCTGGCCgagcagaagctgcagcagaccATGAGGAAGGCGGAGACGCTGCCGGAGGTGGAGGCAGAACTTGCCCAGAGGATAGCCGCCCTCACCAAG GCGGAGGAGCGTCACGGGAGCATCGAGGAGCGAATGAGGCACTTGGAGTGCCAGTTGGAGGAGAAAAACCAGGAGCTGCTCAGG GCACGACAGAGAGAAAAGATGAACGAAGAGCACAACAAGCGACTTTCGGACACGGTGGATCGACTCCTCACTGAGTCCAACGAGCGCCTCCAGCTTCACCTGAAGGAGAGAATGGCAGCTCTGGAGGAGAAG AACATGTTAATTCAGGACTCGGATGGATACAGAAAACAGTATGAAGAGTCTATACATGAAAAA TCTCAGCTGGCAGAGGAGATCGAGAAGCTGAGATCAGAGCTTGACCAGTACAGACTGAGGGCAGGCTCCCTCACAGAACCCACGCTGTCTCG GTCTCATCTCGACACATCAGCTGAGCTTCGTTTCTCGTTGGGATCTCTGGCGGAAACCCAGTCGGACCATTACCGCTCAGCCAAAGTCATCCGCCGGCCGAGAAGGGGGCGAGTGGGTCTACGGGAAACAAAG GCCAAATCGCTTGGCGAGCACGAATGGCGCTCGCAGCAGCTCGGCGTTCTGGGAGGCCACCACTTCGAGAGCGACACCGAGATGTCGGACATCGACGACGACGACAGGGAGACGCTGTTCAGCTCCATGGACCTTCTCTCCCCCAGCGGCCACTCCGATGCACAAACGCTGGCCATGATGCTCCAAGAGCAGCTGGACGCCATCAACAAGGAGATACG GCTGATCCAGGAGGAGAAGGAGTCAACAGAGCTGCGAGCGGAGGAGATTGAGAACCGGGTGGCCAGCGTCAGCCTGGAAGGTCTTAACCTGGCCCGTATGCACCACCATGGAGCCTCCATCACTGCCTCAGCCACCGCCTCCTCCCTGGCCTCCTCTTCCCCACCCAGCGGCCACTCCACCCCTAAACTGGACCCTAGAAGCCCGGCACGGGACATGGAGCGCATGGGAGTGATGACTCTG CCCAGTGATTTGAGGAAACACAGGAGAAAG ATAGCAGCCGTGGAGGAGGATGGCCGAGAGGACAAGGCCACCATCAAATGCGAGACGTCGCCTCCTCCGACGCCGCGCACCGTACGAATGACGCACACACTGCCAGCCTCCTCGCACAACGATGCACGAGG GATTGTGGCTTCTCTGGAGGCTGAAGCCAGTGCCCTGAGTAGCGTAGCCAGCAGCCAAGACTCCCTGCACAAACAGCCGAAGAAGAAAGGGATCAAATCCTCCATCGGACGCTTGTTcggcaaaaaggaaaaaggccGACTGGCACATCTAGCACACAGACAGGTCATGGTAGATCCACAAG CCACAATGATGGACCTAGACGCGTCGGGCCAGGACACGGGGGTGGGCAAGCTGGGAACTCAGGCTGAGAAGGACCGCAGATTGAAAAAGAA GCACGAGCTTTTGGAGGAGGCAAGGAGGAAAGGATTACCGTTCGCGCAGTGGGACGGCCCCACAGTTGTAGCCTGGCTGGAG TTGTGGTTGGGAATGCCAGCCTGGTACGTGGCGGCGTGCCGTGCCAACGTGAAGAGCGGCGCCATCATGTCGGCGCTTTCCGACACCGAGATCCAGAGGGAGATCGGAATCAGCAACCCGCTGCACAGGCTCAAACTTCGCCTGGCCATCCAGGAGATGGTCTCCCTCACCAGCCCCTCGGCCCCGCCCACCACCAGAACC CCGTCAGGCAACGTATGGGTGACCCATGAGGAGATGGAGACCCTGGCAGCTCCTTCCAAAACG AAGTCAGACTCTGAAGAGGGGAGCTGGGCTCAG ACCCTGGCTTATGGGGACATGAACCATGAGTGGATAGGAAACGAGTGGCTGCCCAGTCTCGGACTACCTCAGTACCGCAGCTACTTCATGGAGTGCCTGGTGGACGCCCGCATGTTGGACCACCTCACCAAGAAGGACCTGAGGGTGCACCTCAAAATGGTGGACAGCTTCCACAG AACAAGTTTACAGTATGGAATCATGTGTCTGAAGAAGCTCAACTACGACAGGAAGGAGCTGGAGAGACGCAGGGAGCAAAGTCAGCATGAAATAAGAG ATGTGCTGGTGTGGAGTAACGAGCGGGTCATCCGCTGGGTGCAGAGTATAGGCCTGCGGGACTACGCCAACATCCTGCTGGAGAGCGGCGTGCATGGCGCTCTGGTTGCCCTCGACGACAACTTTGACTACAGCAGCCTGGCTCTGCTTCTCCAGATCCCCACCCAAAACACTCAG GCACGTCAGATTTTGGAGCGAGAGTACAACAATCTGCTGGCTCTGGGCACTGACAGGAGACTGGACGAG TGCGACGACAAAGACTTCCGGGGTCCGTCCTGGCGGAGACAGTTTCCTCCGCGGGACGTCCACGGCATCAGCATGATGCCTGGGTCAGCAGAAACGCTTCCAGCTGGGTTCCGGCTCACTGCGACCTCCGGTCATTCCAGAAGACTGCCCCCTGATGGTAAGAGTCATCGCTTTCCTTCTGCCGGCTTGACTTGGCCCATAGACTGCTGTGAATCTGGATATCTGAGTGAAGCAGCAGAGTTTAAAGCGGCAGCAACACACCTGAGGAGGAGtctgagctgctgctttgtCAGGAGCGTTCTGACTGTGTCTTGTTCTCTCTGA